The proteins below come from a single Danio aesculapii chromosome 25, fDanAes4.1, whole genome shotgun sequence genomic window:
- the LOC130219858 gene encoding histone H2A-like yields MSGRGKTGGKARAKAKTRSSRAGLQFPVGRVHRLLRKGNYAQRVGAGAPVYLAAVLEYLTAEILELAGNAARDNKKTRIIPRHLQLAVRNDEELNKLLGGVTIAQGGVLPNIQAVLLPKKTEKASKGK; encoded by the coding sequence GGTAAAACCGGTGGAAAAGCCAGAGCAAAGGCTAAGACTCGTTCTTCCAGGGCAGGACTTCAGTTTCCTGTTGGCCGTGTTCACAGGCTTCTCCGTAAGGGTAACTATGCTCAGCGCGTTGGTGCCGGTGCTCCAGTGTACCTGGCTGCCGTGCTTGAGTATCTGACCGCTGAGATCCTGGAGTTGGCTGGAAACGCCGCTCGGGACAACAAGAAGACCCGTATCATCCCCCGTCACCTGCAGCTGGCGGTGCGCAACGACGAGGAGCTGAACAAGCTTCTGGGCGGAGTGACCATCGCTCAGGGCGGTGTGTTGCCCAACATCCAGGCCGTTCTGCTGCCCAAAAAGACCGAGAAGGCCTCCAAAGGCAAATAA